TTCAACCAAGCACCCTTTTAATTTTTATCTTTTAATTTTATGGCAGAATTCTTCTACAGGGGAAAAAACCCGGAAAAGCTCACTAGAGAGGAGTTTCTTAAGCTCCTTCCCTCCGGAGAGAAGAGGAAGGTAAAGAGGGGCTTTACAGAGCAGGAAAAGAAGCTTTTGAAGAAAATCGCCAAATTCGAGGCGCAGAAGGGGAAAAAGCTCATAAAAACCCACTGCAGGGAAATGATAATTCTTCCGGAAATGATAGGCCACAAGCTTGGCATACACAAGGGAAAG
The Candidatus Aenigmatarchaeota archaeon DNA segment above includes these coding regions:
- a CDS encoding ribosomal protein S19 family protein, whose product is MAEFFYRGKNPEKLTREEFLKLLPSGEKRKVKRGFTEQEKKLLKKIAKFEAQKGKKLIKTHCREMIILPEMIGHKLGIHKGKDFFALDILPEYVGHRLGEFAPGTVIVKHGAAGIGASHGTKFSATKK